In one Variovorax sp. PBL-H6 genomic region, the following are encoded:
- the traA gene encoding TraA family conjugative transfer protein has product MTFLRTLKGKALAALAVAGASPAVFAGQLDQNDAFYSFWKTVDGWTTGALGVGLATTMLLMGGAIGVAKNSPMPALTGIAGGAFLHWGPSIIQQIMVGGGLI; this is encoded by the coding sequence ATGACTTTTCTCCGTACCCTGAAGGGCAAGGCCCTCGCTGCGCTGGCTGTGGCCGGTGCCTCCCCGGCGGTGTTCGCTGGCCAGTTGGACCAGAACGACGCGTTCTACAGCTTCTGGAAGACCGTGGACGGTTGGACCACAGGCGCCCTGGGCGTTGGCCTGGCCACCACCATGCTGCTCATGGGCGGCGCCATCGGCGTTGCCAAGAACAGCCCCATGCCCGCGCTGACGGGTATCGCTGGCGGTGCTTTCCTGCACTGGGGCCCCAGCATCATCCAGCAAATCATGGTGGGTGGCGGCCTCATCTAA
- a CDS encoding type IV conjugative transfer system protein TraL → MDQESHVFPFDLESPIPIMFWDPLEFTLSLILMGFGIIAHMWILGVLMGGGVLIGARYLKRGSKRGAMQHFLWAHGLQLDAPLKTRFKPAWLNDFTE, encoded by the coding sequence ATGGACCAAGAGTCGCACGTCTTTCCCTTCGACCTCGAGTCGCCCATCCCAATCATGTTTTGGGACCCCTTGGAGTTCACGCTTTCACTGATTCTGATGGGTTTCGGAATCATCGCGCACATGTGGATTCTCGGTGTCTTGATGGGCGGCGGCGTACTCATTGGCGCCCGGTATCTCAAGCGTGGCTCCAAGCGCGGAGCGATGCAGCACTTTTTGTGGGCGCACGGGCTACAGCTGGACGCGCCGCTGAAGACCAGGTTTAAACCCGCGTGGCTTAACGACTTTACCGAGTAA
- a CDS encoding helicase C-terminal domain-containing protein yields MGQVIPIANASRLESSDAAFTFIDECYERLGQLPGFIVRDGQVELSRQVCRAMVADEPIAAEAPTGTGKTIAYLVGAIAASEKLRTTKEVPVVIATATVGLQTQIMQGDLPTLVKARIVQSERDAVVAKGRGRYFCVNSAERISNQGDAENQFDFFDQGSNENVDVSVDVKSMLDHWRGGAWNGDVDSYPDKTPGSWKEVAAKSETCLGHKCEFHSECPFLASRRVLSEAKIIVANHDLVLADLAMAKESPTDALFPGGRYLLVFDEAHHLPDKAIDVGSANLVLDDCVANLGRMAGFSKGWQRKGELVRLFEKAKLSAHDFDTGGLVNGLAGLKDSLSTITVEPETNQYRFPAGKLDTSVLKAATHALDHARLLQESIKEASAALKKTNLPEKSPELKGPIGELLYQCAFFGSQLSSIVKGLELFSAPDRAVRWVFKGGTPEVASIHVSPLEGADVLRRLLWDSERAIVAMVSATLQDFDGFDRFRARVGVGDVLRTMKLDPIFPYRNNTIELIDMKYSPRQDEREKYIEELQLNMPANIDASEGTLILFPSRSLMNALLPTLNKHFGNAVLAQGDLGIKELIHEHKDRIDRGRGSILCGLATMAEGLDLPGAYCVNVIICAIPFAVPTSPVEQELAEVLGKEYFAQRAMPDALTKLIQMVGRLMRRESDRGRIVVFDKRLIYTQWGRKMLEALPGFRKRSMPALRLPRPVAVK; encoded by the coding sequence ATGGGACAGGTCATTCCAATCGCAAACGCAAGCCGCCTCGAATCATCCGACGCGGCTTTTACCTTCATCGACGAGTGCTACGAGCGGCTTGGCCAGCTCCCCGGCTTCATCGTCCGCGACGGTCAGGTTGAGTTGTCTCGGCAGGTTTGCCGTGCAATGGTGGCCGACGAGCCCATCGCTGCCGAGGCACCCACCGGCACCGGAAAGACCATCGCCTACTTGGTCGGCGCAATCGCTGCCTCGGAAAAGCTGCGGACCACAAAGGAGGTCCCGGTCGTCATCGCGACAGCGACGGTTGGCCTCCAAACCCAAATCATGCAGGGCGACCTTCCAACGCTGGTCAAGGCGCGCATTGTTCAAAGCGAGCGGGACGCGGTCGTGGCCAAAGGCCGCGGTCGCTATTTCTGCGTCAACTCGGCCGAGCGCATTTCCAACCAGGGCGACGCGGAAAACCAATTCGACTTCTTCGACCAGGGCTCCAACGAGAACGTCGATGTGTCCGTCGACGTGAAGTCAATGCTCGACCACTGGCGCGGCGGCGCCTGGAACGGGGACGTCGACAGCTACCCGGACAAGACACCGGGCAGTTGGAAGGAAGTGGCAGCCAAGTCCGAGACCTGTCTCGGTCATAAGTGCGAGTTCCACAGCGAGTGCCCCTTCCTGGCGTCGCGCCGGGTCCTGTCGGAAGCCAAAATCATCGTGGCCAACCACGACCTTGTCTTGGCTGACCTGGCCATGGCCAAGGAAAGCCCCACCGATGCTCTGTTCCCCGGCGGCCGCTATCTCCTCGTTTTTGACGAGGCCCATCATCTGCCTGACAAGGCAATCGACGTAGGCTCGGCAAACCTCGTGCTCGACGACTGCGTTGCCAACCTCGGTCGGATGGCCGGCTTCTCGAAGGGGTGGCAGCGCAAGGGGGAGCTGGTGCGCCTGTTCGAGAAGGCCAAGCTCAGCGCGCACGATTTCGACACCGGTGGCCTGGTGAACGGGCTCGCTGGCTTGAAGGACTCCCTGTCGACCATCACGGTGGAGCCGGAGACCAATCAGTATCGCTTCCCGGCCGGAAAGCTCGACACCTCCGTGCTGAAGGCCGCGACCCATGCGCTGGACCATGCGCGGCTCTTGCAAGAGAGCATCAAGGAGGCCAGCGCGGCCCTCAAGAAAACGAATCTTCCGGAGAAGAGCCCGGAATTGAAGGGGCCGATAGGCGAGCTCCTGTACCAGTGCGCCTTCTTCGGCTCGCAGCTGTCATCCATCGTCAAGGGGCTCGAGCTGTTCTCTGCGCCGGACCGGGCAGTTCGCTGGGTGTTCAAAGGCGGCACGCCGGAGGTGGCGAGCATTCACGTGTCGCCGCTCGAAGGCGCAGACGTCCTGCGTCGCCTGCTGTGGGACAGCGAGCGGGCCATCGTCGCGATGGTGTCGGCAACGCTTCAGGATTTCGACGGGTTTGACCGCTTCCGGGCACGCGTCGGTGTCGGTGACGTGCTGCGCACGATGAAGCTCGACCCCATCTTCCCTTACCGCAACAACACCATCGAGCTCATCGACATGAAGTACAGCCCGCGCCAAGATGAACGGGAGAAGTACATCGAGGAGCTGCAGCTGAACATGCCGGCAAATATCGATGCGTCCGAGGGAACTCTCATCCTGTTTCCATCGCGCTCGTTGATGAACGCGCTGCTGCCGACATTGAACAAGCACTTCGGAAACGCGGTTCTTGCTCAGGGCGACCTTGGCATCAAGGAACTGATTCATGAGCACAAGGACCGCATCGACCGGGGACGGGGCAGCATCCTGTGCGGCCTGGCAACAATGGCGGAGGGCCTCGACCTTCCCGGCGCCTACTGTGTGAACGTCATCATCTGCGCGATTCCTTTCGCAGTCCCGACCTCGCCTGTCGAGCAGGAGCTCGCCGAGGTCTTGGGCAAGGAGTACTTCGCCCAACGTGCGATGCCCGACGCACTGACCAAGCTCATCCAGATGGTGGGCCGCCTGATGCGCCGTGAATCGGACAGGGGCCGAATCGTGGTCTTCGACAAGCGGCTCATCTACACCCAGTGGGGCCGAAAGATGCTGGAGGCCCTGCCAGGCTTTCGCAAACGGTCGATGCCTGCTTTGCGGCTGCCGCGGCCTGTCGCCGTCAAGTAG
- a CDS encoding DNA-binding protein — translation MAATPSDTRKRVREIADQLLAAGTAPTSTLVRKLLGKGSFETIVGELKLWEADRQRPLPNKRDPTAEALDRVGAQQAAELIAQAADASKSLTAAVASVRLAASEIASFPALVATLTEQVRALTQVVEDDRKAMRDELAKANARYEGVQKYAMTAIEAARAESRMLQEQLAQTGDKTGARESAYRQQAEDLRVLVHQLQGRLAEQGKRSDDVVVPPRLDFDQKRPVRLSSYEPTGRTT, via the coding sequence ATGGCAGCAACCCCCTCTGATACCCGCAAGCGCGTTCGGGAAATTGCCGACCAGCTCCTCGCCGCCGGTACAGCCCCGACCTCCACTCTGGTGCGGAAGCTGCTTGGTAAGGGCAGTTTCGAGACAATCGTCGGCGAGTTGAAGCTGTGGGAAGCTGACCGCCAGCGCCCCCTGCCGAACAAGCGAGACCCCACTGCTGAGGCCCTCGATAGGGTGGGAGCTCAGCAAGCCGCAGAGTTGATTGCTCAGGCTGCGGACGCCTCGAAGTCACTGACTGCTGCGGTTGCCAGCGTCCGCTTGGCAGCGTCAGAGATTGCAAGTTTCCCTGCCCTGGTTGCCACCCTTACAGAGCAGGTGAGAGCGCTCACGCAAGTCGTCGAGGACGACCGGAAGGCGATGAGGGACGAACTCGCAAAGGCGAATGCGCGCTACGAAGGCGTCCAGAAGTACGCCATGACCGCTATTGAGGCGGCCCGCGCCGAGAGTCGAATGCTCCAGGAGCAACTCGCCCAAACGGGGGATAAGACTGGTGCCCGCGAATCGGCTTATCGTCAGCAGGCTGAAGACCTCCGGGTCCTCGTGCATCAGCTTCAGGGTCGCCTAGCTGAGCAAGGTAAGCGCAGTGACGACGTTGTTGTGCCTCCGCGACTCGACTTTGACCAAAAGCGTCCTGTACGTTTATCCAGTTATGAGCCCACTGGGCGGACCACCTAG
- a CDS encoding lytic transglycosylase domain-containing protein, whose product MDAIPSLPPYAHVTREAVQCAAQASLRYDVPELLLHAILRKENGRVGASSKNRDGSFDLGPAQVNTKWVEYFAKFGLRKEHLRDDFCTNINASAYIIRDNFNKKRDWFNAIVAYNIGPNNWTPNRYRIGHKYASDVIGFWWGFQNYVDAQRGIRRTADGTPTAAATSPIRQAQASPAKPKQLVFSLSSDETGSE is encoded by the coding sequence ATGGACGCGATTCCGTCGCTGCCTCCGTACGCCCATGTCACGCGAGAGGCCGTGCAGTGCGCTGCACAGGCCTCTTTGCGTTACGACGTACCGGAGCTACTCCTGCACGCGATTCTTCGAAAGGAGAACGGGCGGGTCGGCGCGAGCAGCAAGAATCGCGACGGAAGCTTCGACCTCGGCCCCGCACAGGTCAACACGAAGTGGGTCGAGTACTTCGCCAAGTTCGGCCTGAGGAAGGAGCATCTGCGCGACGACTTCTGCACGAACATCAACGCGAGCGCCTACATCATTCGCGACAACTTCAACAAGAAGCGCGACTGGTTCAACGCCATCGTGGCCTACAACATCGGGCCCAACAACTGGACGCCGAACCGCTATCGCATCGGCCACAAGTACGCCAGCGACGTCATCGGCTTCTGGTGGGGCTTCCAGAACTATGTCGATGCGCAGCGCGGTATTCGCCGCACCGCGGATGGAACCCCCACCGCCGCCGCCACTTCGCCTATTCGTCAAGCGCAGGCCTCTCCGGCCAAGCCGAAACAACTCGTCTTTTCCCTATCGTCGGACGAGACGGGAAGCGAATAG
- a CDS encoding ParB/RepB/Spo0J family partition protein — translation MATKGREQLSAISDAVLSGPTSPAMVRQRPLPAPTQLMNLTGGHLESKAEIERLKKEQGKALVIRLDLCDDGPFHSSPLDPVRVANLKANLKENPQTTPAQLRPAAAGRFQILAGRHRKAALLELGREEWLVTIREASDDEAERVTFYDNLLAPQLTDYAKYLGLAQRKASRSFTVRELETESGLSKSQVARLLSFERLPAAARQLVASKPSAIGANVVELLAALAKDHGDRVVQAVELVVEGKLKASKAPAWVTAPPKEKNAERRRQPSTDLAVDGTRYVRIRRRDGLLSMAFTSAQEADELERIITELIKDRIAKLKSLS, via the coding sequence ATGGCAACAAAAGGCAGAGAACAACTGAGCGCAATCAGCGATGCAGTCCTGTCAGGTCCGACGTCGCCGGCTATGGTGCGGCAACGGCCATTGCCTGCGCCGACTCAGCTGATGAACCTGACGGGCGGGCACCTTGAGAGCAAGGCGGAGATTGAACGGCTCAAGAAAGAACAAGGCAAGGCTCTGGTAATCAGGCTAGACCTGTGCGATGACGGGCCATTTCATTCAAGCCCTCTCGACCCCGTTCGCGTCGCGAACCTGAAAGCGAACCTAAAGGAGAACCCGCAAACGACACCGGCGCAGCTACGCCCGGCCGCCGCCGGACGGTTCCAGATTCTGGCCGGGCGTCATCGTAAGGCAGCTCTGCTTGAGCTGGGTCGGGAAGAGTGGCTTGTCACCATCCGTGAAGCGTCGGATGATGAGGCCGAACGAGTCACGTTTTATGACAATCTTCTTGCGCCTCAACTGACGGACTACGCGAAATACTTGGGCCTCGCGCAGCGGAAGGCTAGTCGCAGTTTTACAGTTCGGGAGCTCGAGACAGAGTCAGGGCTCAGCAAGTCGCAGGTCGCCAGGTTGCTTTCGTTCGAACGCTTGCCTGCCGCAGCCCGCCAGCTGGTTGCTTCTAAGCCGTCTGCCATAGGGGCAAACGTGGTCGAACTGCTCGCGGCGCTTGCAAAGGACCATGGCGACCGCGTTGTTCAGGCCGTCGAGTTGGTCGTGGAGGGTAAGCTGAAGGCAAGCAAGGCGCCTGCGTGGGTGACAGCCCCCCCAAAAGAGAAGAACGCGGAACGCCGGAGGCAGCCAAGTACGGACCTAGCGGTTGACGGTACGCGCTACGTCCGAATTAGACGCCGGGACGGCTTGTTGTCGATGGCTTTCACATCAGCGCAGGAAGCTGATGAACTTGAGAGAATCATTACTGAGCTCATCAAGGACCGCATCGCAAAACTAAAATCGCTCAGCTGA
- a CDS encoding OmpA family protein encodes MIEVPAHVQHENVRQNHIDVVGGTNWDLSRSAVETPITPLPDPVPLPPLEPTNGYQAAHAMPVEGATVIVDFAKNSVLISKQTAAELRGLHKKSTVLVAGHAGAGEKNPAKLAQRRAQAVAANLKRRGHRVEAVRSFSSEVPRSHTSEGASLNQRVEVFER; translated from the coding sequence ATGATTGAAGTCCCCGCCCACGTCCAGCACGAGAACGTTCGGCAAAACCACATCGACGTCGTCGGCGGTACCAACTGGGACTTGTCCCGTTCTGCGGTCGAAACGCCCATCACGCCGCTGCCGGACCCGGTGCCGCTCCCACCCCTTGAGCCTACCAATGGGTACCAGGCCGCACACGCCATGCCGGTGGAGGGCGCCACAGTCATCGTCGACTTCGCCAAGAACTCTGTGCTCATCAGCAAACAGACTGCTGCGGAGCTGCGCGGCCTTCACAAGAAATCAACCGTCCTGGTCGCCGGCCACGCGGGCGCGGGCGAAAAGAATCCCGCCAAGCTGGCGCAGCGGCGTGCCCAGGCTGTCGCCGCGAACTTAAAGCGTCGCGGCCACAGGGTCGAGGCGGTGCGGTCGTTCTCGAGTGAGGTGCCCCGCAGCCACACGTCCGAGGGCGCCTCGCTGAACCAGCGGGTGGAAGTATTTGAGCGCTGA